Proteins encoded together in one Hevea brasiliensis isolate MT/VB/25A 57/8 chromosome 16, ASM3005281v1, whole genome shotgun sequence window:
- the LOC110655308 gene encoding uncharacterized protein LOC110655308 isoform X1 has product MGGLHLASPPSVNTFSGDESKVRKGPQSNLPYSIRSHTTRSLPGSSVQHQSQKKGLENKVTRSNEFSDYSSSKSFFTCSDSYDLIPKECNGNNSSFVFIDSSRVQKAKKSFRKKTRRKGKQNKKVSSHCGLTELEVLSDYAYDRSTSETCSYNDRGDGLSSYETLPEVSLSEDSINCSGAPKSIMFNSDEFDMVETTISSMEHQVINSDIGIQEKDYEFSVLDGRMTEAHIQINCDGDMHSKSFSNIPESLVLDSVSVGSYGDDGINANHDVKPFDKGSGRVCFVESLGINSMKCLLDGAVDMYDHTKETKHGIQNISGSNVQFLVPGQKGKHIKTMPRSSTVYKFGDGQTGKESNRSIWLKVERNDVDVCNCEFKNVPMCSQFDVALKGPPLLKRNCNVPAVCTSSGPEDKKQPKRKASKKLKRKNRPGSKQEYNCYNGRSPHSSKASLNSCGKANMHKNEILDIPARVVDKKGVKSISKGHTQNACLQARSYNNRVECVNFESDISPIFPNGIKPPVGTCNSVSDIKNYRTESKDNSMPKSCNFLDQKLSEVHPPIYLPHLLGGKVSQVENEVTLEGSKKNHSSISTLQKWIPIGVKVPGLTTISSSSLDHFDGPAEDWTLRDTVEEKVISNSQDLVSSLTLGVDKGSGNASWFSHEDNTIQNLKNLNAFMVEHKNNLVTSNCLISKPKDQNYSVSEVESKKIAQAVSDACRIQLVAEDVHMAIGGPIAEFERVLHFSSPVICQSPSLLCCQTCFQDQLVDVVLCRHETPNISLGCLWQWYEKHGSYGLEIKAEDYNSRRLGFDHLTFYAYFVPYLSAVQLFKSHASQHMRNSDKVPSPGLVQTCEISESSDNCNIGQLPIFSLLVPQRRTRDASESVDMTWPSDIELLFEYFESDQPQRRLPLYEKIQELVRSDESTQHKMYGDPTNLVSVNLYDLHPRSWYSVAWYPIYRIPDSNFRATFLTYHSLGHFVRRGTKFDSHSMDACVVSPVVGLQSYNAQNECWFQLRHIAASQTTGFPSRILKEQLKTLEEAASLMSKAVVNKGSEMSVNRHPDYEFFLSRRS; this is encoded by the exons ATGGGAGGTCTGCATCTGGCTTCCCCACCATCTGTCAACACATTTAGTGGTGATGAAAGCAAGGTACGGAAAGGGCCTCAATCTAACCTTCCTTATTCCATCAGGTCTCATACAACCAGAAGCCTTCCTGGATCCAGCGTGCAGCATCAATCTCAAAAGAAGGGCCTGGAAAATAAAGTGACTAGATCAAATGAATTCTCTGATTATTCTTCCAGCAAGAGTTTTTTCACTTGCAGTGATTCCTATGATTTGATCCCAAAAGAATGTAATGGTAATAATTCATCTTTTGTGTTTATTGATAGTTCCAGAGTGCAAAAGGCAAAGAAAAGTTTCAGAAAGAAAACAAGAAGGAAAGGAAAGCAGAATAAGAAAGTATCCAGTCACTGTGGATTAACTGAACTGGAAGTTTTATCCGATTATGCCTATGATCGTTCCACCTCTGAAACCTGTAGTTATAATGATCGTGGTGATGGATTATCATCATATGAAACCTTACCCGAAGTTTCATTGTCAGAAGATAGCATTAACTGTTCTGGGGCTCCAAAGTCAATCATGTTCAACAGTGATGAGTTTGATATGGTGGAAACTACTATATCTTCTATGGAACATCAAGTGATTAATTCGGATATTGGGATTCAGGAGAAAGATTATGAATTTTCCGTCCTTGATGGCAGAATGACAGAGGCTCATATTCAGATCAATTGTGATGGTGATATGCATTCCAAAAGTTTCTCAAATATTCCTGAATCTCTAGTATTGGACTCTGTTTCTGTTGGCTCATATGGTGATGATGGTATTAATGCCAATCATGATGTAAAACCATTTGATAAAGgaagtggcagagtttgttttgtGGAATCACTGGGCATCAATTCTATGAAGTGCTTATTAGATGGTGCTGTAGATATGTATGACCACACGAAAGAGACAAAGCATGGTATTCAGAATATTAGCGGCAGTAATGTGCAATTTCTTGTGCCAGGCCAAAAAGGTAAGCACATAAAAACCATGCCTAGGAGTTCCACTGTCTACAAATTTGGAGATGGCCAGACAGGGAAGGAGAGCAACCGTTCCATCTGGCTAAAGGTTGAGAGGAATGATGTAGATGTTTGCAACTGTGAGTTCAAGAATGTTCCCATGTGCTCACAGTTCGATGTTGCTCTGAAAGGGCCTCCTCTGCTTAAGAGAAATTGTAATGTTCCTGCAGTGTGCACGTCATCCGGACCTGAAGATAAAAAGCAGCCAAAACGCAAAGCTTCTAAGAAGTTGAAAAGAAAAAATCGTCCAGGTTCCAAACAAGAATACAACTGTTATAATGGAAGGAGTCCTCATTCTAGCAAGGCTAGCTTAAATTCTTGTGGAAAGGCTAACATGCACAAGAATGAAATATTGGATATCCCAGCTCGAGTTGTTGATAAAAAAGGAGTGAAAAGCATTTCGAAAGGCCATACTCAGAATGCTTGTCTGCAAGCTAGGTCCTATAACAACAGAGTTGAATGTGTGAATTTTGAATCAGACATCTCGCCAATTTTTCCAAATGGAATAAAGCCACCTGTAGGTACTTGCAATTCTGTTTCTGATATAAAAAATTACCGTACAGAGAGTAAGGATAACTCAATGCCAAAGTCATGCAATTTCTTGGACCAAAAATTGAGTGAAGTGCATCCTCCAATTTACCTTCCTCATCTTTTAGGTGGTAAAGTTTCCCAAGTAGAAAATGAAGTTACCCTAGAAGGCAGTAAAAAGAACCATAGTTCTATATCTACTCTGCAGAAATGGATACCTATTGGGGTAAAAGTTCCTGGGTTGACCACAATTAGTAGTTCATCATTGGATCATTTTGATGGGCCAGCAGAAGACTGGACTTTGAGAGACACTGTTGAAGAGAAAGTCATTTCCAATTCTCAAGATCTTGTTTCCTCGTTGACTTTGGGAGTGGACAAGGGTTCTGGAAATGCTTCTTGGTTTTCTCATGAAGATAACACCATTCAGAATTTAAAAAATCTGAATGCTTTCATGGTTGAGCACAAAAACAACCTTGTTACATCCAACTGTTTAATTAGTAAACCCAAAGATCAGAATTACTCAGTTTCTGAAGTTGAATCAAAGAAGATAGCACAAGCAGTGTCTGATGCCTGTAGGATACAGCTGGTAGCTGAGGATGTTCATATGGCCATTGGTGGCCCAATTGCTGAGTTTGAAAGagttcttcatttttcttctccAGTTATTTGTCAATCACCTAGTTTGTTATGCTGTCAGACCTGCTTCCAGGACCAGCTTGTTGATGTGGTACTATGTAGGCATGAGACCCCTAATATTTCATTGGGATGCCTCTGGCAGTGGTATGAAAAACATGGGAGCTATGGGTTAGAAATAAAAGCTGAAGATTACAACTCAAGGAGACTGGGTTTTGATCATTTGACATTTTATGCCTATTTTGTCCCTTATTTATCAGCAGTTCAACTGTTCAAAAGCCATGCAAGTCAACACATGAGGAATAGCGACAAGGTTCCTTCACCTGGTCTCGTACAGACATGTGAAATTAGTGAATCATCAGACAACTGTAATATTGGTCAGCTTCCAATATTTTCTTTACTAGTTCCTCAGCGTCGCACAAGAGATGCATCTGAATCTGTTGACATGACATGGCCTAGCGATATAGAGCTGCTTTTTGAGTACTTTGAATCAGATCAACCTCAGCGAAGACTTCCATTATATGAGAA GATACAGGAACTGGTTAGGAGTGATGAATCCACACAGCATAAAATGTATGGCGACCCAACTAATTTGGTCTCTGTGAACCTATATGACCTGCACCCCAGATCTTG GTACTCAGTGGCATGGTATCCCATTTATAGGATACCAGATAGCAACTTTCGAGCCACATTTTTGACTTATCATTCACTTGGCCATTTTGTGCGCAGAGGCACCAAATTTGATTCCCACAGTATGGATGCATGTGTGGTTTCTCCAGTTGTGGGTCTTCAGAGTTACAATGCTCAG
- the LOC110655308 gene encoding uncharacterized protein LOC110655308 isoform X2, whose amino-acid sequence MKASSRVQKAKKSFRKKTRRKGKQNKKVSSHCGLTELEVLSDYAYDRSTSETCSYNDRGDGLSSYETLPEVSLSEDSINCSGAPKSIMFNSDEFDMVETTISSMEHQVINSDIGIQEKDYEFSVLDGRMTEAHIQINCDGDMHSKSFSNIPESLVLDSVSVGSYGDDGINANHDVKPFDKGSGRVCFVESLGINSMKCLLDGAVDMYDHTKETKHGIQNISGSNVQFLVPGQKGKHIKTMPRSSTVYKFGDGQTGKESNRSIWLKVERNDVDVCNCEFKNVPMCSQFDVALKGPPLLKRNCNVPAVCTSSGPEDKKQPKRKASKKLKRKNRPGSKQEYNCYNGRSPHSSKASLNSCGKANMHKNEILDIPARVVDKKGVKSISKGHTQNACLQARSYNNRVECVNFESDISPIFPNGIKPPVGTCNSVSDIKNYRTESKDNSMPKSCNFLDQKLSEVHPPIYLPHLLGGKVSQVENEVTLEGSKKNHSSISTLQKWIPIGVKVPGLTTISSSSLDHFDGPAEDWTLRDTVEEKVISNSQDLVSSLTLGVDKGSGNASWFSHEDNTIQNLKNLNAFMVEHKNNLVTSNCLISKPKDQNYSVSEVESKKIAQAVSDACRIQLVAEDVHMAIGGPIAEFERVLHFSSPVICQSPSLLCCQTCFQDQLVDVVLCRHETPNISLGCLWQWYEKHGSYGLEIKAEDYNSRRLGFDHLTFYAYFVPYLSAVQLFKSHASQHMRNSDKVPSPGLVQTCEISESSDNCNIGQLPIFSLLVPQRRTRDASESVDMTWPSDIELLFEYFESDQPQRRLPLYEKIQELVRSDESTQHKMYGDPTNLVSVNLYDLHPRSWYSVAWYPIYRIPDSNFRATFLTYHSLGHFVRRGTKFDSHSMDACVVSPVVGLQSYNAQNECWFQLRHIAASQTTGFPSRILKEQLKTLEEAASLMSKAVVNKGSEMSVNRHPDYEFFLSRRS is encoded by the exons ATGAAAGCAAG TTCCAGAGTGCAAAAGGCAAAGAAAAGTTTCAGAAAGAAAACAAGAAGGAAAGGAAAGCAGAATAAGAAAGTATCCAGTCACTGTGGATTAACTGAACTGGAAGTTTTATCCGATTATGCCTATGATCGTTCCACCTCTGAAACCTGTAGTTATAATGATCGTGGTGATGGATTATCATCATATGAAACCTTACCCGAAGTTTCATTGTCAGAAGATAGCATTAACTGTTCTGGGGCTCCAAAGTCAATCATGTTCAACAGTGATGAGTTTGATATGGTGGAAACTACTATATCTTCTATGGAACATCAAGTGATTAATTCGGATATTGGGATTCAGGAGAAAGATTATGAATTTTCCGTCCTTGATGGCAGAATGACAGAGGCTCATATTCAGATCAATTGTGATGGTGATATGCATTCCAAAAGTTTCTCAAATATTCCTGAATCTCTAGTATTGGACTCTGTTTCTGTTGGCTCATATGGTGATGATGGTATTAATGCCAATCATGATGTAAAACCATTTGATAAAGgaagtggcagagtttgttttgtGGAATCACTGGGCATCAATTCTATGAAGTGCTTATTAGATGGTGCTGTAGATATGTATGACCACACGAAAGAGACAAAGCATGGTATTCAGAATATTAGCGGCAGTAATGTGCAATTTCTTGTGCCAGGCCAAAAAGGTAAGCACATAAAAACCATGCCTAGGAGTTCCACTGTCTACAAATTTGGAGATGGCCAGACAGGGAAGGAGAGCAACCGTTCCATCTGGCTAAAGGTTGAGAGGAATGATGTAGATGTTTGCAACTGTGAGTTCAAGAATGTTCCCATGTGCTCACAGTTCGATGTTGCTCTGAAAGGGCCTCCTCTGCTTAAGAGAAATTGTAATGTTCCTGCAGTGTGCACGTCATCCGGACCTGAAGATAAAAAGCAGCCAAAACGCAAAGCTTCTAAGAAGTTGAAAAGAAAAAATCGTCCAGGTTCCAAACAAGAATACAACTGTTATAATGGAAGGAGTCCTCATTCTAGCAAGGCTAGCTTAAATTCTTGTGGAAAGGCTAACATGCACAAGAATGAAATATTGGATATCCCAGCTCGAGTTGTTGATAAAAAAGGAGTGAAAAGCATTTCGAAAGGCCATACTCAGAATGCTTGTCTGCAAGCTAGGTCCTATAACAACAGAGTTGAATGTGTGAATTTTGAATCAGACATCTCGCCAATTTTTCCAAATGGAATAAAGCCACCTGTAGGTACTTGCAATTCTGTTTCTGATATAAAAAATTACCGTACAGAGAGTAAGGATAACTCAATGCCAAAGTCATGCAATTTCTTGGACCAAAAATTGAGTGAAGTGCATCCTCCAATTTACCTTCCTCATCTTTTAGGTGGTAAAGTTTCCCAAGTAGAAAATGAAGTTACCCTAGAAGGCAGTAAAAAGAACCATAGTTCTATATCTACTCTGCAGAAATGGATACCTATTGGGGTAAAAGTTCCTGGGTTGACCACAATTAGTAGTTCATCATTGGATCATTTTGATGGGCCAGCAGAAGACTGGACTTTGAGAGACACTGTTGAAGAGAAAGTCATTTCCAATTCTCAAGATCTTGTTTCCTCGTTGACTTTGGGAGTGGACAAGGGTTCTGGAAATGCTTCTTGGTTTTCTCATGAAGATAACACCATTCAGAATTTAAAAAATCTGAATGCTTTCATGGTTGAGCACAAAAACAACCTTGTTACATCCAACTGTTTAATTAGTAAACCCAAAGATCAGAATTACTCAGTTTCTGAAGTTGAATCAAAGAAGATAGCACAAGCAGTGTCTGATGCCTGTAGGATACAGCTGGTAGCTGAGGATGTTCATATGGCCATTGGTGGCCCAATTGCTGAGTTTGAAAGagttcttcatttttcttctccAGTTATTTGTCAATCACCTAGTTTGTTATGCTGTCAGACCTGCTTCCAGGACCAGCTTGTTGATGTGGTACTATGTAGGCATGAGACCCCTAATATTTCATTGGGATGCCTCTGGCAGTGGTATGAAAAACATGGGAGCTATGGGTTAGAAATAAAAGCTGAAGATTACAACTCAAGGAGACTGGGTTTTGATCATTTGACATTTTATGCCTATTTTGTCCCTTATTTATCAGCAGTTCAACTGTTCAAAAGCCATGCAAGTCAACACATGAGGAATAGCGACAAGGTTCCTTCACCTGGTCTCGTACAGACATGTGAAATTAGTGAATCATCAGACAACTGTAATATTGGTCAGCTTCCAATATTTTCTTTACTAGTTCCTCAGCGTCGCACAAGAGATGCATCTGAATCTGTTGACATGACATGGCCTAGCGATATAGAGCTGCTTTTTGAGTACTTTGAATCAGATCAACCTCAGCGAAGACTTCCATTATATGAGAA GATACAGGAACTGGTTAGGAGTGATGAATCCACACAGCATAAAATGTATGGCGACCCAACTAATTTGGTCTCTGTGAACCTATATGACCTGCACCCCAGATCTTG GTACTCAGTGGCATGGTATCCCATTTATAGGATACCAGATAGCAACTTTCGAGCCACATTTTTGACTTATCATTCACTTGGCCATTTTGTGCGCAGAGGCACCAAATTTGATTCCCACAGTATGGATGCATGTGTGGTTTCTCCAGTTGTGGGTCTTCAGAGTTACAATGCTCAG